One Solidesulfovibrio fructosivorans JJ] DNA window includes the following coding sequences:
- the ndk gene encoding nucleoside-diphosphate kinase, translated as MERTLSIIKPDAVSRNLAGAILKMIQDGGLKVVAMKMIQLSKAEAEGFYAVHKERPFFGSLVDFMISGPVVVSILEGDDAIARYRKLMGATNPANAEEGTIRKTYALDIEKNSVHGSDAPETAAFETSYFFSALEMVG; from the coding sequence ATGGAGCGTACCCTTTCCATCATCAAGCCCGACGCCGTTTCCCGCAATCTGGCCGGAGCCATCCTCAAAATGATCCAGGACGGGGGCCTTAAGGTCGTGGCCATGAAGATGATCCAGCTGTCCAAAGCCGAGGCCGAGGGTTTTTACGCCGTGCACAAGGAACGCCCGTTCTTCGGCAGCCTGGTGGACTTCATGATCTCCGGCCCGGTGGTCGTCTCCATCCTCGAGGGCGACGACGCCATCGCCCGCTACCGCAAGCTCATGGGCGCCACCAACCCGGCCAACGCCGAGGAAGGCACCATCCGCAAGACCTATGCCCTGGACATCGAGAAGAACTCCGTCCACGGCTCCGACGCCCCGGAAACCGCCGCTTTCGAAACGTCCTACTTCTTCAGCGCCCTGGAAATGGTGGGTTAG
- a CDS encoding cold shock domain-containing protein, translated as MGFEGTVKWFSDKKGYGFIMREGEDDVFVHYSSIEGEGFRTLREGELVQFDIIQGERGPKATNVVKNA; from the coding sequence ATGGGATTTGAAGGTACCGTCAAGTGGTTCAGTGACAAGAAGGGTTATGGTTTCATCATGCGCGAGGGCGAGGACGACGTGTTTGTCCACTACTCGTCCATCGAGGGCGAAGGCTTTCGCACCTTGCGCGAAGGCGAACTTGTGCAATTCGACATCATTCAGGGCGAGCGGGGTCCCAAAGCCACGAATGTGGTGAAAAACGCCTAG
- a CDS encoding epoxyqueuosine reductase QueH yields MSERLLLHICCGPCAIAPILRLREAGLRVVGLFYNPNIQPVMEYLRRRDALAQVAAKLGVDVLYDDYDPLPHLRRSTADPDARCRPCWDERLARAAETARRLGCDAYSSSLLYSKYQDHGLLRALGEAQATSHGVPFYYRDFRVDWDEGVALSKEWGIYRQPYCGCVLSEFDRFSKKLRRPPVVGE; encoded by the coding sequence ATGTCCGAACGCCTGTTGCTGCATATCTGCTGCGGGCCTTGCGCCATTGCGCCCATCTTGCGCCTGCGCGAGGCCGGACTGCGCGTGGTGGGGCTTTTTTACAACCCCAACATCCAGCCCGTGATGGAATACCTGCGCCGTCGCGACGCCCTGGCCCAGGTGGCGGCCAAGCTTGGCGTGGACGTGCTCTACGACGACTACGACCCGCTGCCGCATCTGCGCCGGTCGACCGCCGATCCCGATGCGCGCTGCCGGCCCTGCTGGGACGAGCGTTTGGCCCGCGCGGCCGAAACAGCCCGGCGCTTGGGGTGCGACGCGTACTCTTCCTCGTTACTCTACAGCAAATATCAGGACCACGGCCTGCTGCGCGCCCTGGGCGAGGCGCAGGCCACAAGCCACGGCGTCCCGTTTTACTACCGAGACTTCCGCGTCGATTGGGACGAAGGCGTGGCCCTGTCCAAGGAATGGGGCATCTACCGTCAGCCGTACTGCGGCTGCGTCCTGAGCGAATTCGACCGCTTTTCCAAAAAACTGCGTCGCCCGCCTGTGGTGGGTGAGTAG
- the cbiB gene encoding adenosylcobinamide-phosphate synthase CbiB: MHIETWMIVLAVGLDLALADPLWLPHPVRAIGAAYAVLDALADRLGLRNRFFGACCVALVAGTSGGIVWLLGRIPGIGAVCGLYFAYAGLALGGLLREGRKGAALLENGQVEAARTVVAGLVSRDVTALDAAGLWRALAETVAENANDAFVAPFFWLAVAGLPGLWAYKAVSTADSMWGYRTPRYRDLGWFGARADDALAWLPARIAAVGMWIAAKILGMGKAVRFGDVVADARKSASPNAGWPMAAAAWLCGASMGGPSVYFGRLVQKPVFGPTESLWDARRFAMLMRLVLFESGIVVVVTVLL; this comes from the coding sequence ATGCATATTGAAACGTGGATGATTGTCCTGGCCGTGGGGCTGGATCTGGCCTTGGCCGATCCGTTGTGGCTGCCGCATCCGGTGCGGGCCATTGGCGCGGCCTATGCGGTTCTGGACGCCCTGGCCGACCGGCTGGGCCTGCGTAACCGCTTTTTCGGGGCCTGTTGCGTGGCCCTTGTCGCCGGGACAAGCGGCGGGATCGTCTGGCTGCTCGGCCGAATACCGGGCATAGGGGCCGTTTGCGGCCTGTACTTCGCCTATGCCGGCTTGGCCCTGGGCGGGCTTTTGCGCGAGGGGCGCAAGGGGGCGGCGCTGCTTGAAAATGGGCAGGTGGAAGCGGCCCGGACGGTCGTTGCCGGGCTGGTCAGCCGGGACGTGACCGCGCTCGATGCGGCCGGACTGTGGCGGGCGCTGGCCGAGACCGTGGCCGAAAACGCCAACGATGCGTTCGTCGCGCCGTTTTTTTGGCTGGCCGTGGCCGGACTGCCCGGACTTTGGGCATACAAGGCCGTAAGCACCGCCGACTCCATGTGGGGCTACCGCACGCCTCGGTACCGCGACCTGGGCTGGTTCGGGGCCAGGGCCGACGATGCGCTGGCGTGGTTGCCGGCCAGGATTGCGGCCGTTGGCATGTGGATTGCAGCTAAGATTTTGGGCATGGGCAAAGCAGTGCGCTTCGGCGATGTCGTTGCCGATGCCCGAAAAAGCGCTAGCCCGAATGCAGGCTGGCCCATGGCGGCCGCGGCGTGGCTGTGCGGCGCATCCATGGGAGGACCATCCGTGTATTTTGGCCGCTTGGTGCAAAAGCCGGTCTTTGGCCCCACCGAAAGCCTTTGGGATGCGAGACGGTTTGCAATGTTGATGCGATTGGTATTGTTTGAAAGCGGAATTGTTGTCGTAGTAACTGTTTTATTGTAA
- the proC gene encoding pyrroline-5-carboxylate reductase: MAAVIGFLGAGNMGGAIINGLVAVADVSALAYDVDPAKVKALADKKLAAPAATPEALAAGADYLILCVKPQYLASAMKALTPHLKPETVVCSIVAGVTMARLRELTAGKCPVVRIMPNTPALVGAGQFALCLEDPKLGEAHRAFVHGLFNKLGRTYVLEEKLFDAFTGLAGSGPAYVLYFMEALIESGVLVGFPRDKATDIVSGLIEGTAKLVAESGLHPSVLREMVTSPAGTTIEALMHLDRKAVRAAVIDAVAASRDRSKALGA; the protein is encoded by the coding sequence ATGGCCGCCGTCATCGGCTTTCTCGGCGCGGGGAATATGGGCGGGGCCATCATCAATGGCCTTGTCGCCGTTGCCGACGTCTCGGCCCTGGCCTACGACGTGGACCCGGCCAAGGTGAAGGCGCTGGCCGACAAGAAGCTGGCCGCGCCGGCCGCGACCCCCGAGGCGCTGGCGGCGGGGGCCGATTACCTGATCCTGTGCGTCAAACCCCAGTACCTCGCCTCGGCCATGAAGGCTCTTACGCCGCATCTCAAGCCCGAGACGGTGGTCTGCTCCATCGTCGCCGGCGTGACCATGGCCCGGCTTCGGGAACTGACGGCCGGCAAATGCCCGGTGGTGCGCATCATGCCCAACACCCCGGCCTTGGTCGGCGCGGGCCAGTTCGCCCTGTGCCTGGAGGACCCGAAGCTGGGCGAGGCGCACCGGGCCTTCGTCCACGGGCTTTTCAACAAGCTTGGCCGCACCTACGTGCTCGAGGAAAAGCTCTTCGACGCCTTCACCGGCCTTGCCGGCTCCGGCCCGGCCTATGTCCTCTATTTCATGGAGGCGCTCATCGAATCCGGGGTGCTCGTGGGCTTTCCCCGGGACAAGGCCACGGATATCGTTTCCGGGCTCATCGAGGGCACGGCCAAGCTGGTCGCCGAATCCGGGCTTCATCCGAGCGTACTGCGCGAGATGGTCACCTCGCCGGCCGGCACCACCATCGAAGCGCTCATGCACCTCGACCGCAAGGCCGTGCGGGCGGCGGTCATCGACGCCGTGGCCGCCTCGCGTGACCGCTCCAAGGCCCTCGGCGCCTGA